A stretch of the Pseudomonas helvetica genome encodes the following:
- a CDS encoding L-lactate permease yields the protein MVWQQVYDPFGNPLVSTLMAALPVVVMLTSLAFFHLKAHIAALLALSTALLIAIFAFGMPANMAGSAALLGAATGLVPIGWIVLNIIYLHRLTTENGSFKVLQDSLARITDDRRLQLLLIAFCFGAFFEGAAGFGTPVAVTGAILIGLGFSPLAASGLALIANTAPVAFGALGTPIITLAKVTGLDEMQLSMMVGRQLPFFSVLVPFWLIWAFAGWRKMLEIWPAILVAGVSFAVPQFFVSNYHGPMLVDVIAALISMACLTGFLKVWKPARVHTSAALSGRVDDSKVEESPDEKTAASATFASDARPTVMRAWMPWIILTVFVFAWGTQGFKNMFDIRPAMDPQTHSAKLDPQGKPVSEANPIFAPALTFTTLHLQVEKVPPVVPQPKPEEAIYKFTWLTSTGSGILLAAIFGGLLMGYSIPQLVSQYLRTLWVVRYSLTTIAAMLALGFITRYSGLDATMGLAFAATGIFYPMFGTLLGWLGVALTGSDTASNVLFGGLQRVTSEQLGISPILMAAANSSGGVMGKMVDAQSIVVASTATRWYGHEGEILRYVFFHSIVLAILVGGLVTLQAYVVPFSHLVVGGH from the coding sequence ATGGTCTGGCAGCAAGTCTACGATCCCTTCGGTAACCCGCTGGTCTCGACCCTCATGGCGGCGTTACCGGTGGTGGTGATGCTCACGTCCCTGGCGTTTTTCCATCTCAAGGCGCATATCGCAGCCTTGCTGGCGCTGAGCACGGCCTTGCTGATCGCCATCTTCGCCTTCGGTATGCCGGCGAATATGGCCGGTTCCGCCGCTCTCCTGGGTGCCGCGACGGGTCTGGTTCCGATTGGCTGGATCGTGCTCAACATCATCTATCTGCATCGGCTGACCACCGAGAACGGCTCGTTCAAAGTCCTGCAGGATTCCCTGGCGCGCATTACCGACGATCGCCGCCTGCAATTGCTGCTGATCGCCTTTTGCTTCGGCGCGTTCTTCGAAGGCGCGGCGGGGTTTGGCACGCCGGTGGCGGTGACCGGGGCCATCCTGATCGGCCTGGGCTTCTCGCCCCTGGCCGCGTCCGGCCTGGCGTTGATCGCCAACACCGCGCCGGTGGCGTTCGGTGCCTTGGGCACACCCATCATCACCTTGGCGAAAGTCACCGGGCTGGATGAAATGCAACTGTCGATGATGGTCGGCCGGCAGTTGCCGTTCTTCTCGGTGCTCGTGCCGTTCTGGTTGATCTGGGCCTTCGCCGGTTGGCGCAAAATGCTGGAAATCTGGCCGGCGATTCTGGTGGCCGGAGTCAGCTTCGCGGTGCCGCAGTTCTTCGTGTCCAACTACCATGGGCCGATGTTGGTGGACGTGATTGCCGCACTGATTTCCATGGCTTGCCTGACCGGTTTTCTCAAGGTCTGGAAACCCGCCCGCGTACACACCTCTGCCGCCTTGTCGGGGCGAGTCGACGACTCAAAAGTTGAGGAATCGCCAGACGAAAAAACGGCGGCCAGTGCAACCTTTGCCAGCGATGCCCGACCCACCGTAATGCGTGCGTGGATGCCCTGGATCATCCTCACGGTTTTCGTCTTTGCGTGGGGCACTCAAGGCTTCAAAAACATGTTCGACATCCGTCCAGCCATGGACCCGCAAACCCACTCGGCCAAGCTCGATCCCCAGGGTAAGCCAGTGAGCGAGGCGAACCCGATCTTCGCGCCGGCCCTGACCTTCACTACCCTGCACTTGCAGGTCGAAAAAGTTCCGCCCGTGGTGCCGCAACCGAAACCTGAGGAAGCTATCTATAAATTCACCTGGCTCACCAGCACGGGTAGCGGGATCTTGCTGGCGGCGATCTTCGGTGGGCTGCTGATGGGCTATTCCATCCCGCAACTGGTGAGCCAATACCTGCGAACGCTGTGGGTGGTGCGCTATTCGCTGACCACCATCGCGGCGATGCTCGCCCTCGGTTTCATCACCCGCTATTCCGGTCTGGACGCAACCATGGGCCTGGCCTTCGCCGCCACCGGAATCTTCTACCCGATGTTCGGCACCCTGCTCGGCTGGCTCGGCGTCGCCTTGACCGGCTCGGACACGGCGTCCAACGTGCTGTTCGGCGGCTTGCAACGAGTAACCTCGGAACAACTGGGCATCAGCCCGATCTTGATGGCCGCGGCCAACAGTTCCGGCGGGGTCATGGGCAAGATGGTCGACGCCCAGTCGATCGTGGTGGCCTCCACCGCCACCCGCTGGTATGGGCATGAAGGGGAAATCCTGCGTTATGTGTTTTTCCACTCCATCGTGCTGGCGATACTGGTGGGCGGGCTGGTCACGTTGCAGGCGTATGTGGTGCCGTTCAGCCATTTGGTGGTCGGCGGACATTGA
- a CDS encoding LysR substrate-binding domain-containing protein yields the protein MQIKWLDDLLAIAECKNFSRAAEIRCVTQSALSRRIRSLEDWVGVELVDRGTYPIQLTLAGRTFCEQGREALAALLELRSALRQEERMPGRSIQVTAGHSLSMTFLPKWLTRFQQHNAHFNARVVAANIHDAVIALAEGNCDLMIVYHHPQAPILLDVEKFVSLTLGHDSFIPLCAPNRRGEPLHRLPGKTGKPVPHLAYTTTTFLGRVADIVIKNAPVPCVLSRCYEADMAMLLMRMAIEGYGVAWLPESAVTEALERGQLVRAGGNEWSAQLEIRSYCSKANQNPTMLELWKTLETASHRISV from the coding sequence ATGCAAATCAAGTGGTTGGACGATCTATTGGCAATCGCCGAGTGCAAGAATTTCTCCCGGGCGGCCGAGATTCGATGTGTGACCCAATCAGCGTTGTCGAGACGGATTCGCTCATTGGAGGATTGGGTGGGTGTCGAACTGGTCGATCGGGGCACCTACCCGATTCAATTGACGCTGGCAGGCCGAACCTTTTGCGAACAAGGACGCGAAGCCCTGGCTGCATTGCTTGAATTGCGTTCAGCGCTCAGGCAAGAGGAACGCATGCCTGGGCGTTCCATTCAGGTCACTGCCGGGCACAGCCTGTCGATGACCTTCCTGCCCAAATGGCTGACCCGCTTTCAACAGCACAACGCGCATTTCAATGCACGTGTGGTGGCGGCCAATATCCATGACGCGGTCATCGCACTGGCCGAGGGAAACTGCGATCTGATGATCGTCTACCATCACCCTCAAGCGCCGATCCTGCTGGATGTCGAAAAATTCGTCAGCCTGACCTTGGGGCACGACTCGTTCATCCCTCTCTGCGCTCCGAATCGTCGGGGTGAACCGCTGCACCGGCTGCCTGGGAAAACCGGAAAACCCGTCCCGCACCTGGCCTATACCACCACGACTTTTTTGGGGCGCGTTGCCGATATCGTCATCAAGAACGCCCCTGTTCCCTGCGTGCTTTCCCGTTGCTATGAAGCCGATATGGCGATGCTGCTCATGCGGATGGCAATCGAGGGCTACGGCGTGGCGTGGTTGCCCGAAAGTGCCGTGACGGAAGCACTGGAACGCGGGCAACTCGTCCGGGCCGGTGGCAACGAGTGGAGCGCTCAGCTGGAAATCCGCTCGTACTGTTCGAAAGCCAATCAGAATCCGACCATGCTGGAACTGTGGAAAACACTGGAGACAGCTTCACACCGTATCTCTGTCTAG
- a CDS encoding dicarboxylate/amino acid:cation symporter: MKNNRLPRHIAYGIALGVLVGWLCHHFAADAKSAKEIATYFSMVTDIFLRMIKMIIAPLVFATLVGGIASMGSSRSVGRIGTRAMAWFISASVVSLFIGMLLVNVFQPGAGLDLHVSQAGATPLAVNTGDFSLKVFISHVFPRSIAEAMANNEILQIVVFSLFFGFALAAVKKAGFTQITKGVDELAKVMFKITDYVMAFAPIGVFAAIASAITTEGLGLLLDYSKLIAEFYLGIAILWAVLFGAGYLFLGRSVFTLGKLIKEPILLAFSTASSESAYPKTMEALEKFGAPKRVSSFVLPLGYSFNLDGSMMYQAFAIMFIAQAYNVELSFTQQLLILLTLMVTSKGMAGVARASVVVVAATLPMFNLPEAGILLILGIDQFLDMARTATNVVGNSIATAVVAKSEPAEEADEAAPVVQASTAPSASSVAV; the protein is encoded by the coding sequence GTGAAGAACAACAGACTCCCTCGGCATATCGCCTACGGCATCGCATTGGGCGTGCTCGTTGGCTGGCTTTGCCACCATTTCGCAGCAGACGCCAAGTCTGCGAAAGAAATCGCTACCTACTTCTCGATGGTCACCGACATCTTTCTTCGCATGATCAAAATGATCATCGCGCCACTGGTGTTTGCGACGCTGGTTGGCGGTATCGCCAGCATGGGCAGTTCGAGATCCGTGGGGCGCATCGGCACCAGGGCGATGGCCTGGTTCATCAGCGCGTCGGTGGTTTCACTGTTCATTGGCATGCTACTGGTGAACGTGTTCCAGCCGGGTGCCGGGCTCGATCTGCACGTCAGTCAGGCGGGCGCCACGCCGTTGGCGGTGAACACCGGTGATTTCAGTCTCAAGGTGTTTATCAGTCATGTTTTCCCGCGCAGCATTGCCGAGGCGATGGCCAACAACGAGATCTTGCAGATTGTCGTGTTCTCGCTGTTTTTCGGTTTTGCCCTGGCCGCCGTGAAAAAAGCGGGTTTCACCCAGATCACCAAGGGTGTGGATGAGCTGGCCAAGGTGATGTTCAAGATCACCGACTATGTCATGGCCTTTGCGCCCATCGGCGTGTTCGCCGCTATTGCGTCCGCGATCACCACCGAAGGGCTTGGCTTGTTGCTGGACTACAGCAAGCTGATCGCCGAGTTCTACCTGGGTATCGCTATCCTCTGGGCGGTGCTGTTCGGCGCAGGTTATCTGTTTCTCGGTCGTTCGGTTTTTACCTTGGGGAAGCTGATCAAGGAGCCGATCCTGTTGGCGTTTTCCACGGCGAGTAGCGAATCTGCCTACCCGAAAACCATGGAGGCTCTGGAGAAGTTCGGCGCTCCGAAACGGGTGTCCAGCTTTGTGCTGCCGTTGGGGTATTCGTTCAACCTCGACGGTTCGATGATGTACCAGGCGTTTGCAATCATGTTCATCGCCCAGGCCTATAACGTTGAACTGAGCTTTACCCAGCAACTGCTGATATTGCTGACCTTGATGGTGACGAGCAAAGGCATGGCCGGTGTCGCAAGAGCTTCGGTTGTGGTGGTGGCAGCAACGTTGCCGATGTTCAACCTTCCTGAAGCGGGCATTTTGTTGATTCTCGGTATCGACCAATTCCTTGATATGGCCAGGACCGCGACCAATGTCGTCGGTAACAGCATCGCCACGGCTGTCGTCGCGAAATCGGAACCCGCCGAAGAGGCTGATGAAGCAGCGCCGGTTGTCCAGGCGTCAACAGCCCCCAGCGCTTCCTCGGTAGCAGTGTGA
- a CDS encoding amino acid racemase yields the protein MKAQSQRTNTPALTRKLGIVGGLGSLAGGDLFFKLVKSRAVLADQGRYHFLFEQHPFKDILLPLDRVASMTSRKFYVFQVCQSFEASGVDAIMLPCFASHTFREEIQEELGIPILDMMAALSENIRHVADPGSTLGVLASDYVRHSGLFERYLGADFQLVYPTEQDQSAMMEAMYGVDGIKDGQLEGVPLERVHQACLSLQYQGASLIVPGMTELSLVCADLQRRGVKLLDVNEIYAAAATLPENQTARPPFKLGIVGGVGPAATVDFMAKVVRHTPAGRDQEHIKMVVEQNPQIPDRTANLLFNQADPTMAMYAACKRLESYGANAIAIPCNTAHAFVERIQAYLRVPIINMLNETIGAIAERYGSGKTIGLLATSGTIQSRVYHDAARLAGLQLITPGFDYQGLVMDAIYGERGIKAGFVDGHCKDQLLLAAEHLCELGADVLILGCTELPLVLSHCDDFKIREHTVALVDPTTILAIKCVQWASQ from the coding sequence ATGAAAGCCCAATCCCAACGAACAAACACGCCAGCCCTGACCCGAAAGCTGGGTATCGTCGGCGGCCTTGGCTCCCTGGCGGGAGGCGACCTTTTCTTCAAACTGGTCAAGTCCAGAGCCGTGCTGGCTGATCAAGGTCGATACCACTTCCTCTTCGAGCAACATCCCTTCAAGGACATTCTGTTGCCACTGGACAGGGTCGCGAGCATGACCTCCAGAAAGTTCTATGTCTTTCAAGTCTGCCAATCGTTTGAGGCGAGCGGGGTGGACGCGATCATGTTGCCTTGTTTCGCGAGCCACACCTTCCGGGAGGAGATCCAGGAGGAGTTGGGCATTCCCATCCTGGACATGATGGCGGCCCTGAGCGAGAACATCCGTCATGTTGCAGACCCGGGCAGCACGCTGGGGGTTCTGGCCTCGGACTACGTTCGTCACTCAGGGTTATTTGAGCGCTACCTTGGGGCTGACTTCCAATTGGTCTATCCGACTGAGCAGGATCAATCGGCGATGATGGAGGCGATGTACGGTGTCGACGGTATCAAGGACGGACAGCTTGAGGGTGTCCCGTTGGAGCGTGTGCATCAGGCCTGCCTGTCGCTGCAATACCAGGGGGCGAGCCTGATCGTCCCAGGGATGACAGAGCTCTCGCTGGTGTGTGCCGACCTGCAACGTCGCGGGGTGAAGCTGCTCGATGTGAATGAAATATACGCTGCGGCGGCGACCCTTCCAGAGAACCAAACGGCTCGTCCACCGTTCAAGCTTGGCATCGTGGGCGGCGTAGGCCCTGCGGCGACGGTGGACTTCATGGCCAAGGTGGTCAGGCATACGCCGGCTGGCCGGGATCAGGAACACATCAAGATGGTCGTCGAACAGAATCCGCAGATTCCGGACCGAACCGCGAACCTGTTGTTCAATCAAGCCGATCCAACCATGGCCATGTATGCCGCCTGCAAACGGCTTGAGAGTTATGGTGCAAATGCCATAGCGATCCCGTGCAATACAGCGCACGCGTTCGTCGAGCGTATCCAGGCTTACCTTCGGGTTCCCATTATCAATATGCTCAACGAAACCATAGGCGCTATCGCCGAGCGATACGGTTCAGGCAAGACAATTGGACTGCTGGCCACCTCCGGCACGATCCAGAGCCGGGTCTATCATGACGCTGCACGGCTCGCCGGTTTGCAACTGATCACTCCAGGCTTCGATTATCAGGGGCTGGTGATGGATGCGATTTATGGTGAGCGTGGGATCAAGGCAGGTTTTGTCGACGGGCATTGCAAGGATCAGCTACTGCTTGCCGCAGAGCATCTGTGCGAATTGGGGGCGGATGTGCTGATTCTGGGATGCACGGAACTGCCGCTGGTCTTGAGCCATTGCGACGATTTCAAAATACGCGAACACACTGTCGCGTTGGTGGATCCGACCACTATTCTGGCGATCAAATGTGTTCAATGGGCTTCGCAGTGA
- a CDS encoding DUF2388 domain-containing protein — protein sequence MRRIFLIPLLVLCLPFGSAMAHRRHMPDIDAREVATSAGLSVSLYSTFRDDKIVTPAREDLSSFVASGGAIRDANLESMLMQARHDHPGLQASDEELAQALLVQSGVPADH from the coding sequence ATGCGACGTATATTCCTCATTCCATTGCTGGTGCTTTGCTTGCCCTTCGGTTCGGCCATGGCCCACAGGCGCCATATGCCCGATATTGATGCGCGCGAAGTTGCAACGTCGGCAGGGCTCTCCGTGTCGCTGTACTCGACATTCAGAGACGACAAAATCGTCACGCCAGCCCGCGAAGACCTCTCCAGCTTCGTCGCGAGCGGCGGCGCCATTCGCGACGCCAATCTGGAGTCGATGTTGATGCAGGCTCGACACGATCATCCTGGCCTCCAGGCCAGTGACGAAGAGTTGGCCCAGGCGCTGCTCGTTCAATCCGGGGTACCTGCGGATCACTAG
- a CDS encoding DUF2388 domain-containing protein has product MRRTLVISSLILCLPFGSAFARVDARDVATSAGVSASLYSTFKDHKLVVSARDDASSFVASGGAIRGAYLESELKRIRLEHPGLKASDEDLAQAILIQAEAPADH; this is encoded by the coding sequence ATGCGTCGCACACTTGTCATCTCTTCGCTAATCCTTTGTCTGCCCTTTGGTTCGGCCTTTGCCCGTGTAGATGCACGCGATGTCGCCACCTCGGCAGGTGTTTCCGCATCCCTTTACTCAACGTTCAAGGACCACAAACTGGTCGTTTCCGCCCGCGATGACGCTTCCAGCTTCGTGGCGAGTGGAGGTGCCATTCGCGGTGCCTATCTGGAGTCGGAGTTGAAACGGATTCGACTTGAACACCCAGGCCTCAAGGCCAGCGACGAAGATCTGGCCCAAGCAATCCTCATTCAAGCCGAGGCACCTGCCGATCACTAG
- a CDS encoding cell wall hydrolase — MRLIWIATCLSITLLGGQVSAADQAQNKEVAVDKAQVLEQKTAEKGSLAPVPKAEAITPSEAQAVDPAGKAPLKDAITCLSRTIFWEAKGGELADMEAVANVVLNRLGHEGFPGTVCEVVKQGSQKHACQFSWWCDRRSDHTDEDAPYAAATEIARKALNHQLTDRTHGAMYFHSKHVKPEWAREYIKTAETRKFVFYKPHDGTAR; from the coding sequence ATGCGTCTGATCTGGATTGCTACTTGTCTCTCAATAACCCTTCTCGGGGGGCAGGTGAGCGCGGCTGACCAAGCGCAAAACAAGGAGGTGGCGGTGGACAAGGCGCAAGTCCTGGAACAGAAGACTGCAGAGAAGGGCAGTTTGGCACCGGTGCCCAAAGCCGAGGCGATTACCCCCTCTGAAGCGCAGGCGGTCGATCCGGCAGGCAAAGCACCCTTGAAGGATGCAATAACTTGCCTTTCACGCACTATTTTCTGGGAGGCCAAAGGTGGGGAATTGGCCGACATGGAAGCGGTTGCCAATGTGGTGTTGAACCGGCTAGGCCATGAAGGTTTTCCAGGTACGGTGTGCGAGGTGGTCAAGCAAGGTTCGCAAAAGCATGCTTGCCAGTTTTCGTGGTGGTGTGATCGACGATCGGATCATACCGACGAAGACGCTCCCTATGCGGCTGCTACGGAAATAGCGCGAAAAGCGCTCAATCACCAACTCACTGATCGAACCCATGGCGCCATGTATTTCCATAGTAAACACGTGAAACCCGAATGGGCCAGGGAATACATCAAGACCGCCGAGACCCGAAAATTTGTCTTCTATAAGCCTCACGACGGTACCGCACGATAG
- a CDS encoding phytanoyl-CoA dioxygenase family protein, which yields MDTTERLSSLTASRLQALHRDGFVVLPGVLDSAQISALRHAIDGLKPQHWDYSGSLDHYKCVFNRDPFWLPFLDLDGVIELAEAALGDDCHIIGQTAWRCHPGFIGAPLHLDYLVMELPRSLLADPAFELPMQICTAQFYLDDIDADLSPTRVIPGSHRAGRPPARGENQWHGSMAKPVLCQAGDALMFRSELWHAGSDNRTTDRVRYLLQVHYGRRMVAQKFSPYLHWRFNPDVLAAATPRQRRLLGEHREAEYD from the coding sequence ATGGACACCACCGAGCGCTTGTCATCACTGACTGCCAGCCGCCTTCAAGCCTTGCACCGGGACGGTTTTGTGGTGCTGCCCGGCGTGCTGGATAGCGCCCAAATCAGTGCGCTGCGCCATGCAATAGATGGCCTGAAACCTCAGCACTGGGACTACAGTGGCTCGCTTGACCATTACAAGTGCGTGTTCAACCGTGACCCGTTTTGGCTGCCGTTTCTCGATCTGGACGGGGTCATCGAACTGGCCGAAGCAGCCTTGGGAGACGATTGTCACATCATTGGCCAGACCGCCTGGCGCTGCCATCCCGGCTTCATCGGTGCTCCATTGCACCTGGATTACCTGGTGATGGAACTGCCGCGAAGCTTGCTGGCCGACCCAGCCTTTGAATTGCCGATGCAGATCTGTACCGCGCAATTCTACCTCGACGATATCGATGCCGACCTCAGTCCCACTCGGGTGATCCCCGGTAGCCACCGAGCAGGGCGGCCGCCAGCTCGTGGTGAAAACCAGTGGCACGGCAGTATGGCGAAACCAGTGCTGTGTCAGGCCGGGGACGCTCTGATGTTTCGCAGTGAGCTGTGGCACGCCGGTAGCGACAACCGAACCACCGACCGCGTGCGCTACCTGTTGCAGGTACACTACGGCCGGCGAATGGTGGCGCAGAAGTTCTCGCCTTACCTGCACTGGCGCTTCAACCCCGACGTGCTGGCCGCCGCGACACCGCGTCAACGGCGCCTGCTGGGGGAGCATCGGGAAGCGGAATATGACTGA
- a CDS encoding LacI family DNA-binding transcriptional regulator, with protein MASVKDVARLAGVSLMTVSRALNTPEKLNQETLAKVRQAVEALGYVPSLSARKIRGGHSSGKTIGVFALDTATTPFAVEMLLSMERTARENGWNVFILNVFEAPPSQQTIDLMLSHQPDGIIFSAMQLRTVEIPQVLRSLPLVLSNCMSSEPGVACYVPDDEDGQYQAVRQALKRGYRHPLCINLPQSSLAWELRQQGLVRALAEGGVSLDSVPQYNLSTDDAYEETVVALEQQLRESDGKPTFDLLICGNDRIALVAYQYLLSRGLRIPAEVAVLGYDNMIGVAELFYPPLSTVQLPYYEMGRRAAQHLIESRNEPSIHRVSCPLVERKSW; from the coding sequence ATGGCTTCAGTTAAAGATGTCGCACGGCTGGCGGGGGTTTCCCTCATGACCGTATCCAGGGCGCTCAACACCCCGGAAAAGCTCAACCAGGAAACGCTGGCGAAAGTTCGTCAAGCGGTCGAGGCCCTGGGATACGTCCCCAGTCTTTCTGCGCGCAAGATCCGTGGCGGTCACTCCAGTGGCAAGACTATTGGCGTCTTCGCGCTGGATACCGCGACAACCCCCTTCGCTGTAGAAATGCTGCTTTCAATGGAGCGCACGGCACGAGAAAACGGCTGGAACGTCTTTATTCTCAACGTGTTCGAGGCTCCGCCGAGTCAGCAAACCATCGACCTGATGCTGTCGCATCAGCCCGACGGGATCATCTTCAGCGCCATGCAGCTTCGTACCGTCGAGATTCCCCAGGTGCTCCGCAGCCTGCCGCTGGTACTCAGCAACTGCATGAGTTCAGAGCCAGGCGTGGCCTGTTACGTCCCCGATGACGAAGACGGTCAGTACCAGGCCGTGCGGCAAGCATTGAAGCGTGGCTACCGGCATCCGTTGTGCATCAACCTGCCGCAAAGCAGCCTCGCTTGGGAGTTGCGCCAGCAGGGATTGGTTCGCGCCCTGGCAGAAGGCGGTGTGTCCCTGGACAGTGTTCCCCAATACAACCTGTCGACCGATGACGCCTATGAGGAAACGGTTGTAGCGCTGGAGCAGCAATTGCGTGAGTCGGATGGAAAGCCGACCTTCGATCTGCTTATTTGTGGCAACGACCGCATTGCGTTGGTCGCTTATCAATACCTGCTCAGTCGTGGCCTGCGTATTCCCGCCGAGGTGGCCGTACTTGGCTACGACAATATGATCGGCGTTGCCGAGTTGTTCTATCCACCGCTGAGCACCGTGCAACTCCCGTATTACGAAATGGGCCGGCGTGCCGCTCAGCACTTGATTGAAAGCAGGAATGAGCCTTCTATTCATAGGGTTTCATGTCCCCTCGTGGAGCGTAAATCCTGGTGA
- a CDS encoding cytochrome c family protein, whose amino-acid sequence MKKAAVLTVALMLNAGVFSTPADAAGDAEAGGKLFNRICGGCHQVGDSARGSFGPQLNGIFGRHAGSTTDYQYSTAMKSSDVVWTRETLAAYIEAPKKVVPGTRMIFWGISDPEKIENLLAYLQTFQPQ is encoded by the coding sequence TTGAAGAAAGCCGCAGTACTAACCGTCGCCTTGATGCTCAATGCAGGCGTATTCAGCACACCAGCAGACGCGGCCGGCGATGCTGAAGCGGGAGGGAAGCTCTTTAACCGAATATGCGGCGGTTGCCATCAAGTGGGTGATTCAGCCCGAGGTTCTTTTGGTCCGCAACTCAATGGCATTTTTGGGCGCCATGCCGGCAGCACGACGGACTACCAGTACTCTACCGCGATGAAATCGTCAGACGTGGTCTGGACCCGCGAAACGCTGGCCGCCTACATCGAAGCGCCAAAAAAAGTAGTCCCCGGGACGCGCATGATTTTCTGGGGTATCAGCGATCCGGAAAAGATCGAAAACCTGTTGGCCTACCTTCAGACATTTCAGCCGCAATAA